From Topomyia yanbarensis strain Yona2022 chromosome 1, ASM3024719v1, whole genome shotgun sequence, one genomic window encodes:
- the LOC131676259 gene encoding uncharacterized protein LOC131676259 — MKNLIKKRHASLSMREIIETENSYNRKNFEFNLQKNRIDSIIDELFKNLKLFFSVNNGIQSLTNRNLQHEFNKEITNLLNSEVEQVISYLLNLKDTHHFEHDETDEKYLSILEAVENLRQLVPSNEEVLLPFYRQRSESEKLQWITGILVNKAKIRSLSGLIRSTQNAIDETKLELFVLNERSPREIQDIVEESELALIELKVAGDREFTQLQEETAKTVLGLDQHKEYQDLIDSHSQKRRKITKLIAQLQLWIKKYGKFVGEPMKELLTLETELEAFPGWLDTVFNPQEERYNQLNFNVDILKAELIEELVEQFRIEHAARIIQRGWRRVLAAKKRAKKKRKKGKGSKKGKKKNK, encoded by the exons ATGAAAAATCTAATTAAAAAGAGGCATGCATCGTTATCTATGAGGGAGATAATCGAAACAGAAAATTCATATAATCGGAAAAACTTTGAATTCAACCTACAAAAAAATCGCATTGATTCGATCATCGATGAGCTGTTCAAAAActtgaaactatttttttcagtaaacAATGGCATTCAAAGTTTAACAAACAGAAATCTACAACATGAgttcaacaaggaaattacAAATTTGTTAAATTCCGAGGTCGAGCAAGTTATCAGTTATTTGCTGAATTTGAAAGATACTCACCATTTCGAGCACGATGAG ACCGATGAGAAATACCTCTCAATATTGGAAGCAGTTGAGAATCTTCGGCAGTTGGTCCCATCCAATGAAGAAGTCTTACTACCTTTTTACCGTCAACGATCTGAAAGCGAGAAACTTCAGTGGATAACGGGAATTTTGGTAAACAAAGCCAAAATTCGTAGTCTTAGTGGGTTGATTCGTTCCACACAGAATGCGATTGATGAAACCAAGCTTGAGCTTTTTGTGCTGAATGAGAGAAGTCCCCGCGAAATCCAAGATATTGTAGAAGAGTCAGAGCTAGCATTGATCGAGCTTAAGGTGGCAGGAGATCGTGAATTCACTCAGTTGCAAGAAGAAACCGCCAAGACTGTTCTTGGTTTGGATCAGCACAAAGAATATCAAGACTTGATTGACAGTCACAGTCAAAAGcgaagaaaaataacaaaacttaTTGCTCAGTTGCAATTGTGGATAAAAAAATATGGCAAATTTGTCGGTGAACCCATGAAGGAGTTACTCACATTGGAGACTGAGCTAGAAGCGTTTCCTGGATGGTTGGATACCGTTTTTAATCCACAGGAAGAACGATACAATCAACTAAATTTCAACGTAGATATTTTAAAGGCCGAGCTGATTGAAGAGCTGGTTGAACAGTTCAGAATAGAACATGCAGCTAGGATTATACAGAGAGGATGGCGAAGAGTGCTGGCGGCGAAAAAACGCGCTAAGAAGAAACGCAAAAAGGGAAAGGGTtcaaaaaaagggaaaaagaaaaataaatga